The following coding sequences are from one Sesamum indicum cultivar Zhongzhi No. 13 linkage group LG11, S_indicum_v1.0, whole genome shotgun sequence window:
- the LOC105174170 gene encoding probable phytol kinase 1, chloroplastic produces MGYGAIMSPGVPATGTTLSHARFLSHHVAAPASALPLFTATLPKHVLIKPSGLRRTRGAVLSAAAGVGGAVLQDAAATALVVGGAYALVSTFDNLTRRNIIEQTLSRKLVHILSGLLFLASWPIFSASTGARYFASVVPSLNCLRLVMNGLSLTTDEGLIKSVSREGKPEELLRGPLYYVLVLILCAIVFWRESPVGMISLAMMCGGDGIADIMGRRFGSVKIPYNPQKSWAGSISMFLFGFLVSIGMLYYFAVLGYIQLEWMQTLERVALVSFVATLIESLPTTGIVDDNISVPLASMVTSLLVFGY; encoded by the exons atgggcTACGGCGCTATCATGAGCCCGGGTGTACCAGCCACTGGGACCACCTTATCCCACGCACGCTTCCTCAGCCACCACGTCGCCGCCCCCGCCTCCGCTCTGCCTCTCTTTACAGCTACTCTTCCCAAACACGTTCTGATCAAGCCTAGTGGATTACGCCGCACCAGAGGCGCCGTGCTCTCCGCCGCCGCCGGGGTTGGTGGCGCTGTGCTCCAGGACGCCGCCGCCACCGCCTTGGTCGTCGGCGGCGCTTACGCTCTTGTCTCCACTTTCGATAACCTCACGCGCCGCAATATCATCGAAcag ACTTTGAGCCGGAAGCTGGTTCACATACTGTCTGGGTTGCTTTTTTTGGCATCCTGGCCAATCTTCAG TGCTTCTACAGGGGCTCGCTACTTTGCTTCTGTAGTGCCTTCCTTGAATTGCTTAAGGCTTGTGATGAATGGTCTTTCCTTGACTACAGATGAAGGGCTCATAAAATCAGTTAGTAGAGAGGGAAAGCCTGA GGAATTGCTGAGAGGCCCTCTTTATTACGTGCTTGTATTGATTTTATGTGCAATCGTCTTTTGGCGTGAATCCCCTGTTGGAATGATTTCATTGGCTATGATGTGTGGTGGGGATG GCATTGCTGATATCATGGGGAGAAGATTTGGCTCTGTGAAAATACCTTATAATCCACAGAAGAGTTGGGCTGGTAGCATATCAATGTTTCTCTTCGGTTTCTTGGTCTCTATTGG TATGCTCTATTATTTTGCGGTGCTTGGATACATTCAACTGGAGTGGATGCAGACTTTAGAACGAGTTGCTTTGGTTTCATTTGTGGCAACCCTCATAGAGTCTCTCCCGACTACCGGAATAGTCGATGACAACATCTCTGTACCATTGGCAAGCATGGTAACTTCGTTATTGGTTTTTGGTTACTAG